The following proteins are encoded in a genomic region of Astatotilapia calliptera chromosome 22, fAstCal1.2, whole genome shotgun sequence:
- the LOC113014851 gene encoding DNA-binding protein RFX5-like isoform X2, giving the protein MSEDQCHQRAEASRRGQGGLETGEGDTEPSMLLQKLKSNISKHVQTKVEQILQDVQRFSDNDKLYLYLQLPSGPSSGDKSGSDSSSFNTADQLHTCNWIRSHLEEHSDTCLPKQDVYETYKRYCENLQQRPLSAANFGKIIRDIFPNIKARRLGGRGQSNVTAASGGRRSSTCLCCPTST; this is encoded by the exons ATGTCCGAGGACCAGTGTCACCAACGGGCCGAGGCCTCCCGGCGGGGCCAGGGCGGTCTGGAGACAGGGGAGGGTGACACTGAGCCCAGCATGCTGCTGCAGAAACTGAAGAGCAACATCTC GAAACACGTTCAGACCAAAGTAGAGCAGATCCTG CAAGATGTTCAGCGTTTCTCTGACAATGACAAGTTGTACCTGTACCTGCAGCTGCCCTCTGGACCGAGTTCTGGAGACAAAAG CGGCAGCGATTCGAGTTCATTTAACACGGCCGACCAGCTTCACACCTGTAACTGGATCCGCAGTCACCTGGAGGAGCATTCAGACACCTGCCTGCCCAAACAGGACGTCTACGAGACCTACAA gagGTACTGTGAGAACCTGCAGCAGCGTCCTCTGAGCGCCGCCAACTTTGGGAAGATCATCAGAGACATTTTTCCCAACATCAAAGCGAGACGGCTCGGAGGCCGAGGACAGTCCAA TGTTACAGCGGCATCAGGAGGAAGACGGTCCTCAACATGCCTCTGCTGCCCAACCTCGACCTGA
- the LOC113014851 gene encoding DNA-binding protein RFX5-like isoform X1 has protein sequence MSEDQCHQRAEASRRGQGGLETGEGDTEPSMLLQKLKSNISKHVQTKVEQILQDVQRFSDNDKLYLYLQLPSGPSSGDKSGSDSSSFNTADQLHTCNWIRSHLEEHSDTCLPKQDVYETYKRYCENLQQRPLSAANFGKIIRDIFPNIKARRLGGRGQSKYCYSGIRRKTVLNMPLLPNLDLKNGPM, from the exons ATGTCCGAGGACCAGTGTCACCAACGGGCCGAGGCCTCCCGGCGGGGCCAGGGCGGTCTGGAGACAGGGGAGGGTGACACTGAGCCCAGCATGCTGCTGCAGAAACTGAAGAGCAACATCTC GAAACACGTTCAGACCAAAGTAGAGCAGATCCTG CAAGATGTTCAGCGTTTCTCTGACAATGACAAGTTGTACCTGTACCTGCAGCTGCCCTCTGGACCGAGTTCTGGAGACAAAAG CGGCAGCGATTCGAGTTCATTTAACACGGCCGACCAGCTTCACACCTGTAACTGGATCCGCAGTCACCTGGAGGAGCATTCAGACACCTGCCTGCCCAAACAGGACGTCTACGAGACCTACAA gagGTACTGTGAGAACCTGCAGCAGCGTCCTCTGAGCGCCGCCAACTTTGGGAAGATCATCAGAGACATTTTTCCCAACATCAAAGCGAGACGGCTCGGAGGCCGAGGACAGTCCAA GTACTGTTACAGCGGCATCAGGAGGAAGACGGTCCTCAACATGCCTCTGCTGCCCAACCTCGACCTGAAGAATGGCCCCATGTAA